A region from the Lycium barbarum isolate Lr01 chromosome 8, ASM1917538v2, whole genome shotgun sequence genome encodes:
- the LOC132605592 gene encoding universal stress protein PHOS34 isoform X2, producing the protein MATTTEEKSVMVVGIEDNQHSFYALEWTLDHFFKNYSPSNSPFKLVVVHAKPTPSSVIGFAAGPGTVDILPAIEADLKKIAARVVEKAMEICHARNVNDAKVEVVEGDARHVLCEAVEKLHASILVVGCHGYGVIKRTVLGSVSDYCAHHAHCSVMIVKKPKTKS; encoded by the exons ATGGCAACAACAACAGAGGAGAAATCAGTGATGGTGGTGGGAATAGAAGACAACCAACATAGTTTTTATGCATTGGAATGGACTTTGGATCATTTCTTTAAGAATTATTCACCTTCAAATTCTCCTTTTAAACTTGTTGTGGTTCATGCTAAACCTACTCCTTCTTCTGTCATCGGCTTTGCTGCTGGTCCTG GTACTGTGGACATTTTGCCAGCAATAGAGGCTGATTTGAAGAAGATTGCTGCAAGGGTTGTGGAGAAAGCTATGGAGATATGTCATGCAAGAAAT GTGAATGATGCTAAAGTTGAGGTTGTGGAAGGTGATGCTAGGCATGTCCTTTGTGAAGCTGTAGAGAAACTTCATGCCTCTATCTTAGTTGTTGGTTGTCATGGTTATGGAGTTATAAAGAG GACTGTTTTGGGTAGTGTAAGTGACTACTGTGCTCATCATGCCCACTGTAGTGTGATGATTGTGAAGAAGCCAAAGACTAAATCATGA
- the LOC132605591 gene encoding serine/arginine-rich splicing factor SR34B-like, whose product MSRSSRTIYVGNLPGDIREREVEDLFYKYGPIAHIDLKIPPRPPGYAFVEFEEARDADDAIRGRDGYDFDGHRLRVELAHGGRGNSSANDRYSGRNDGGRTNHKFGAPKRTEYRVLVTGLPHSASWQDLKDHMRRAGDVCFSQVFREGSGTTGIVDYTNYDDMKYAIKKLDESEFRNAFSRSTIRVKEHDSRSRSRSRSRSYSRGKSGSRSRSRSRSRSKSPKAKSSKRARSRSRSVSSQPRSGLKGRSVSRSPSRSRSPVPSRPKRASISPKPRDSKRSQSLSKSPKPRDSRRSKSVSKSPEPRDSKRSRSRSKSPKPRNSGRSQSRSRSRSRSGSLSR is encoded by the exons TATGGTCCGATAGCACATATTGATCTGAAAATTCCACCAAGACCCCCTGGTTATGCTTTTGTTGAG TTTGAAGAGGCTCGCGATGCTGATGATGCTATTCGTGGGCGTGATGGCTATGATTTTGATGGGCATCGCTTGAGG GTTGAACTTGCACATGGTGGGCGTGGTAACTCATCGGCAAATGATCGTTATAGTGGCCGTAATGATGGCGGTCGTACTAATCACAAATTTGGAGCGCCCAAGCGTACAGAGTATCGAG TTTTAGTTACTGGATTGCCCCATTCAGCATCCTGGCAGGATCTCAAG GATCACATGCGTCGAGCTGGGGATGTTTGCTTCTCACAAGTTTTCCGTGAGGGGAGTG GGACAACTGGGATTGTGGATTATACCAACTATGACGACATGAAATATGCT ATAAAAAAACTTGATGAATCTGAGTTTCGGAATGCTTTTTCTCGTTCGACAATTCga GTGAAGGAACATGATTCTAGAAGCCGAAGTCGTAGCCGCAGCCGTTCTTACTCACGAGGAAAGAGTGGTAGCCGTAGCCGCAGTCGTAGCCGGAGCAGAAG CAAATCTCCCAAAGCTAAATCTTCAAAGCGTGCAAGATCTCGTTCTAGATCTGTGTCTTCTCAGCCCCGTTCTGGGTTAAAAGGACGCTCGGTGTCGAG ATCTCCATCAAGATCCAGATCCCCAGTACCATCT CGCCCAAAACGTGCTAGTATAAGCCCAAAACCGCGCGATTCCAAGAGAAGCCAGAGCTTGAGTAAAAGCCCAAAACCGCGTGATTCCAGGAGAAGCAAGAGCGTGAGTAAAAGCCCAGAACCACGTGATTCCAAAAGGAGCCGGAGCAGGAGTAAAAGCCCAAAACCACGCAATTCTGGGAGAAGCCAGAGCAGGAGCCGCAGCCGGAGTCGCAGTGGGAGCTTGTCAAG GTGA
- the LOC132605593 gene encoding glutathione S-transferase, which translates to MAIKVHGPAMSPAVLRVLAALKEKDLEFELVPVNMQTGDHKKEPFISLNPFGQVPAFEDGDLKLFESRAITQYIAHTYADKGNQLLVNDPKKMAILSVWMEVESQKFDPLASKLSFEIVIKPMLGMVTDDAAVAENEEKLGKVLDVYEARLKDSKYLGADTFTLADLHHAPVVNYLMKTKVKSLFDARPHVSAWCADILARPAWAKALELNKE; encoded by the exons atggCGATCAAGGTTCATGGCCCTGCTATGTCACCAGCTGTGTTGAGAGTCTTAGCTGCACTTAAAGAGAAGGATCTTGAATTTGAGCTTGTTCCTGTTAATATGCAAACTGGTGATCACAAAAAGGAACCTTTCATTTCCCTAAAC CCTTTTGGTCAAGTTCCAGCTTTTGAAGATGGAGATCTCAAGCTTTTCG AGTCAAGAGCCATCACCCAATACATAGCTCACACATATGCAGACAAGGGGAACCAACTATTAGTCAATGACCCCAAGAAAATGGCAATCCTGTCAGTATGGATGGAAGTAGAATCCCAAAAATTTGACCCTCTTGCTTCAAAACTAAGCTTTGAGATTGTTATTAAGCCAATGTTGGGCATGGTAACTGATGATGCAGCTGTGGCAGAGAATGAAGAAAAACTTGGCAAAGTTCTTGATGTGTATGAAGCAAGACTTAAGGATTCAAAATATTTGGGTGCTGATACTTTTACACTAGCAGATTTGCACCATGCCCCTGTTGTGAACTACTTGATGAAGACTAAAGTGAAGAGTTTGTTTGATGCTAGGCCTCATGTTAGTGCTTGGTGTGCTGATATTTTGGCTAGGCCAGCTTGGGCTAAGGCACTTGAGTTGAACAAAGAGTAA
- the LOC132605594 gene encoding nuclear transcription factor Y subunit B-4-like, which yields MVDNINIGSKYDRESSNYNSISEDGVIKEQERLLPIANVGRIMKQILPPNAKISKEAKETMQECVSEFISFVTGEASDKCHNEKRKTLNGDDICWALGSLGFDDYVEPLKRYLHKHRELEGERINQNKGVGLGNNIEDQRERVELTQRGSTISPSTMPFKIAITDHKGENNFVPTMP from the coding sequence atggTTGATAATATCAACATAGGGTCTAAATATGATAGAGAAAGCTCTAATTACAATTCAATTAGTGAAGATGGAGTGATTAAGGAGCAAGAAAGGTTGTTGCCAATAGCTAATGTTGGGAGAATTATGAAGCAAATTCTTCCACCAAATGCAAAGATTTCAAAAGAGGCCAAAGAGACTATGCAAGAATGTGTTTCTGAGTTCATTAGCTTTGTGACTGGAGAAGCATCTGATAAGTGTCACAACGAGAAGAGAAAAACTTTGAATGGAGATGATATTTGCTGGGCTTTGGGAAGTTTAGGGTTTGATGATTATGTTGAGCCTTTGAAGAGGTATTTGCACAAGCATAGAGAGTTAGAAGGTGAAAGAATTAACCAAAATAAGGGTGTTGGACTTGGGAATAATATTGAAGATCAAAGGGAAAGAGTTGAATTAACACAAAGGGGATCTACAATTTCACCATCAACTATGCCATTCAAAATCGCCATCACGGATCATAAGGGGGAAAACAATTTTGTCCCTACAATGCCTTag
- the LOC132605592 gene encoding universal stress protein PHOS34 isoform X1, which produces MATTTEEKSVMVVGIEDNQHSFYALEWTLDHFFKNYSPSNSPFKLVVVHAKPTPSSVIGFAAGPAGTVDILPAIEADLKKIAARVVEKAMEICHARNVNDAKVEVVEGDARHVLCEAVEKLHASILVVGCHGYGVIKRTVLGSVSDYCAHHAHCSVMIVKKPKTKS; this is translated from the exons ATGGCAACAACAACAGAGGAGAAATCAGTGATGGTGGTGGGAATAGAAGACAACCAACATAGTTTTTATGCATTGGAATGGACTTTGGATCATTTCTTTAAGAATTATTCACCTTCAAATTCTCCTTTTAAACTTGTTGTGGTTCATGCTAAACCTACTCCTTCTTCTGTCATCGGCTTTGCTGCTGGTCCTG CAGGTACTGTGGACATTTTGCCAGCAATAGAGGCTGATTTGAAGAAGATTGCTGCAAGGGTTGTGGAGAAAGCTATGGAGATATGTCATGCAAGAAAT GTGAATGATGCTAAAGTTGAGGTTGTGGAAGGTGATGCTAGGCATGTCCTTTGTGAAGCTGTAGAGAAACTTCATGCCTCTATCTTAGTTGTTGGTTGTCATGGTTATGGAGTTATAAAGAG GACTGTTTTGGGTAGTGTAAGTGACTACTGTGCTCATCATGCCCACTGTAGTGTGATGATTGTGAAGAAGCCAAAGACTAAATCATGA